The genomic DNA GTTCAGCGTTGTTGATGATCTGCAGTTTCCGTACGAGCTGAAGCCAGACGCCGGACGCTTTGAGCTTGGCGGACCGAACATGCTCGGAATCTACGCGCTGAACGAGGGCGTGCAGCTTCTGCTGCAAACCGGCATCGCCCGAATCACAGACCACGTGCTGGCGCTCAGCGGACATCTTCGTGAACGGGCCGCTGCACTCGGTTTGCCGGTGATGACTCCGTCCGATGCGGATCAGCGTGCGGGCATCGTCGCCTGGGAGGATCGCAATTGTAAGGCGACCGCCGCACGATTAGCGGAGGAAGGCGTCCTGGTCAGTGGCAGTTCCGGCCGCATCCGCGCCGCAATCCACCTCTATACCGACCGCGATGAGGTGGATGCGCTAGTGATGGCGATGGCCAGTTTTCCGGCAATTCACTAGTGTTTTGAGCCTTGCTGTGATGCCTTGGCAACGAGATTGCGCGTGGTGTTGCACGACACACCGCCAAGCGGCGGGCACACAGGAGGACGACATGCCACAAGGGACCATCAAGACGATTCTTCCCGACAAGGGTTTCGGGTTCATCACGCCGGACGGCGCACCCAGCCGTGGGTCGGACGTCTTCTTTCATCAGTCAGCGCTGCTGAGCGGCTTCATTGCCGATCTGCACGAAGGCCAGCAGGTTGAGTATGACGTAGAGCCGGACCCACGCCACCCGGAGCGCAACCGCGCCTCGAACGTCCGGATCGTCGACGAGGAGTAGCTCGAACGCTGCGTCACGCCCTGCGGGTGAACGCACGGCATCTCGGTTTCGGTGACGTGAATTTCACCGAAACCGAGATGGATCCGTTATGTAGCGATGCATCGAGTCGACGTCGCGCGTGCCGCTGAACTGAGGCTCGTCGATGGCACAGGCTTACGGGCGTTCGCCGATCAATCAGAAAACTCGTCTGTCACGAACGCGACGATGCGGTCGACACCGCGCCGGATGATCTCCGCACCCTTTTCTGCAGTGGCGACAGCAGGATTGCCGACTACTCCGGTGTCGGAGCGCGCATGCATGCCCTTGTACTGGATGATGTCGGCGTACGGCACCGCTGCCGTCGGGGTGTGATCTGCAATCCGGTCGCGAACGACGAAGTCTGGCTCAAGGTGCAGCATGATCGATGTGCCGATTTCGGAGGCATGTCCGTTGGCGTGCGCGCCGGTGTCAACTACGTCTTTGACGAGTGCTGCGACGTAATCCCACCAGAAGACTTGCGCGCAGCGAACACCGTGATTGCTCTGCAGCGACATGGCGACCTCACCGATTGGGCCGATGTTTCCGCGATGACTATTGATAAAGAGGACGCGGTGGAACCCCCACGAGATGACGCTTTCAACTGACTCGCGCACATAGGCTGTCAACGTCGCCGTTGAGACCGTCAAGGTGCCTGGAAAGTCGCCGAGCGAGCGGGAGAACCCGACTGGCAAGGTTGGCAGCACCGGCGCGCCAAGCTGTGCGCCAACCAGCTTCGCAATGTGGGTGACCACGATTGTGTCTGTACCGACCGGTAAGTGGGTCCCATAGACTTCAGTGGCGCCAGTTGGCACGATGACGAGATCAGTCTTCTCGCGAATTGCGTCGAAGTCAGACCAGGGTTGTTCGAGCATGTACATTGCGCCTCCTGCCGTTCATTCCACTTTCACTCGTTGTTGTGCGGAGTGCAGACATATTCCCACACTTACACGACGATTTGAAATTGGCGAAGAAGTCACATCAGCTAACGCCATCTGTCGTGGAAGCACCAATGACGAGGAGTCCAGTCGATTGAACCTGGCCGAGGATCAACGTCCGCGATTCACCTGGAGACGGCGGGGCGCACCGCAACCGGCACTCACTACAGCCCCGAACACTGCCCTTCCTTGTCGCCCGTAACGGTGTTGCCCGCACCGGTTGGCGCGGAGACGTTTGATTCGCACTGCAGGTTGCCGTCAACTGCGTTTTCGCGCAGGTCGATGCTGCGGACGTTGCTCTCCAATTGAATGTTGCCGCCCACGATGTTGCCGTTGATGGCGATCGCGCCGCGATTCTCCTCAAGCTGAATGTCACCATTGATGCGTGAGTTCGAGACTTCAACGCTGCCGCCGTGCTCAACCTGAACGTTGCCGCCTACCGTCGAACCATCCAGCACGTTCACGGTTGCGGGACCTTCGCCTTGTACGTCGCCTTTGATCGCTGCGCCATGGGCATGGAGCGTCGCGTTGCGGGCGAGCTTGACGTTGCCATCGACGGTGATGCCGTCGAGCGTGCAGGTCGCGCTGGTCGGCACGTCAATATCGTCGTTCACCTGGCTGCCAAGGTTTGCGCAGACGTCTTTGTCAGCACTCCCTGAAACTGCCGGCAGCGTGCTTGTTGCAGATGCCGCTCCGGGAGATTGCGATGTGCTGCCGTCGTTGTTATCGACTCCGCCGCAGGCAACTGCCAGCAGCAAGATCGTTACGACAATCAGCGACATCCGGCGGTAGAGAGCACGACCACAATACCCATATCGATCGATCATGACGACTTAGTGACCGCGCTGCGCCTCGAGCGTCGCTGCAACTTTGCGATTTGCGCTCGATATGTCTGGCAGCGGTTCGCCGGACAGCAGACGACGACGCTTCTCCGGTTCGGCCTGTGCCAGCGGCTCGCAGCGCTCGACGAGCATTGGGATCTGCTCCGGCTTTAGCGCCAGAATCCCGTTGTCATCGGCCAGAATGATGTCGCCGGGGGAAACGCTGACGCCGCCGCACTGCACGACTGTGTTGATTTCGCCAGTGAGACCCATCCCTCGCGTCGTGATTGGCGAGATGCCGCGGCTGAACACGAGGTAGCCCATCTCTTCGATCTCGATGACATCAGTCAACGGTCCATCGACGATGGTCGCGCCGAGCCCCTTGACGTGTGCAGCGAGCGAGGTCATCTCACCCCAGCAGGCGTGCTTGTCATCGCCGTTGCGGTCGATTACCAGGATGTCGCCCGGCTGTGCGCGATCGATCGCGACATGGACAATCGAGCTGTCGACCGCCATCGCGCGGACGGTGAAGGCCGGCCCACAGACTGTGAACTTGCGCTTGCCGGCCGGGCGCAGGGCGTTGTCCATGAAGCCAAAGTGGAGGACGTGGCCAATCGTGGCCGGCGGGATGGCGCGCAGGCGTTCGAGAAGGTCAGCAGGCACACCCGGATCGACACGCTCGTTAATGATGATCATCGCTTCGTTCCCTGTTTTCCTCACGCACCGATGCTCACTCAGCAGGTGAACACCGACCAACAGATATCGTTTCGTAATCGTTGATCGTCGAGCACGAGCTCTCGAATCTGCTCAGGGAGCTGCTCGCGCTGCCAATGGCACTCGAACCGCCCCACGCGCTGCTCCTCTCCGTCCGGCGCGGCGGCTTGCACGGCCCTGATTGCATATGCTGCCGCGCCGAGCTCGTGCGCCGCGACGTGCGCGACCGCCGCCGCCTGACCAGCTGCGAACGCGGCATTCCGGGCCGCCCCAGTCAGGTCTCTGGCTGCGGCGTTTGCATGGCCGGCTGCTGTGCGCGATTGGGACATCGAAACATCGCCGCGCACCCATGCCCGGACCTGTTCGATCGCATGGCGTGGCCGCGAGTCCGTGGGCTTCACTGACTCGAACAGGTTGAGCACGTGCTCCGCACACGACGCCGCCCACAGGGCGAGGAGGCGGTGATCTGCGTCGGTAAGTGTCCCACCGCGTCGGATCGTCACGAAGCGAGGATCACGGTCTTTGGGAAGTATCACAGCTGCCATTCCTTCGGTGCGCATCTGCTCGACTTGACCGGAGGCGCGTACCTGGATTTCGCCACACCACCCATATCGACCGCGCTCGACGCCTGTCGCGACGGGACAGGGTCACAACCGAGACCTCCGGCGGACGTGCTTCCGATTCAACCAGTATGCCTTTCAGTGCCTCATGTTCGCCCACGAGCCCCGTGCCGTCGCGCGTGTCAAGTAAACTCGAGGATGCAGCGTACTTTGGCAAGCATCTGAACCGAGAGGATAGGCGACATGGGCGACACGATGCGGGTTGGGCTCGTGCAGATCAACACGCAGGCTGATAAGGAAGCGAACCTCCAGCGTGCCGAGGAGCTGATCGACGAAGCAGTTGCGAAGGGAGCGCGCTTTGTTGTGCTGCCGGAGTACGTCAGCTTTCTTGGGCCACGCGATCAGCATCAGGCCATTGCGGAGCCGATCCCCGGCCCGACGACCGAGCGCTTCGCCGCGAAGGCGCGCCTGCATGGGATCTACCTGCACGGCGGCTCGATTCACGAGCTGTCGGAGACTGACGGCAAGTTCTACAACACGTCGGTCGTCGTCAATCCGCAGGGCGAGATCATTGCAACCTATCGCAAGATCCATCTGTTCGATATCGACCTGACCGGCAATGTAACAGCCAATGAATCATCGACGATTCTGCCGGGCGACGAGATCGTGACCGCCGAAATCGACGGACATACCGTCGGACTCTCCATCTGCTACGACCTGCGATTCCCCGAGCTGTACCGGCTGCTGGCGCTGTCCGGCGCAGAGGTGCTGCTCGTCCCGGCCGCATTCACGATGTTCACCGGCAAGGATCACTGGCACGTCCTGCTGCGCGCCCGAGCGATCGAGAACCAGACCTGGGTCCTCGCTCCGGGACAGTTCGGCGCGCACGAGCCAAACGCGCAGTGCTACGGCCACAGCCTGATTATCGATCCCTGGGGCACGGTCGTCGCCGACGCCTCCAACGGTGAGGGCGTTGTCGTCGCCGACCTCGACTTCGATGCGCTGCGGAAAATCCGCACCCAGCTCCCCTCCCTCGCCAACCGCCGACCAGCGACGTACCGCGAGAAGGTGGAAGTGTAGGGTCACCTGCCCTACTCGCTCTGCCGCAACAGCCGCATACCATTAAGGATGACGATCAGTGAGGCACCGACGTCGGCGAAGACTGCCTCCCAGAGAGTGGCTGCACCGCCGACTGCCAGGACGAGGAACACGACCTTCAGGATCAGCGCGAAGCCGATGTTCTGAGCAATGATGCGCTTGGCCGAGCGTGACAGGCGGACGGTGAAGGCGAGCTTGCCGAGATCGTCGCCCATTAGTGCGATGTCGGCGGTCTCCAGAGCGGTGTCGGTGCCGGCCGCACCCATCGCGATGCCAACTGTGGCACGCGCAAGCGCGGGTGCGTCGTTGACGCCGTCGCCAACCATACCGACGCGACCGTGGCGTTCCAGCAGCTCCTCAATGACGGTGACTTTGTCGTCCGGCAGCAGCCCGGCGCGGACATCGTCGACACCAGCCTGCTGGGCGATTGCCTGCGCGACGACCGGGCGGTCTCCGGTGAGCATCACTGTCTCGCGGATGCCGGCCCGCTCGATGGCGGCGATGGCTTCGCGCGCCTCGGGCCGCACCTGATCAGCCATGCCGATCATGCCGACGAGTCGTCCGTCCTCCTCGATTAGCACCGTCGTCTGGCCGCGCTCCTCCAGCGCCGCCAGTTGCGCGGCTTCCGGTGCAGCAAGGTCGGCGGACAGCATGCTGCTTGAGCCGATGCGGACGAACGTGACACCGACGCGCGCGCTGATGCCGCGTCCAGTGGTGGCGCTGACGTCGGACACGATCTGGTTGCCAGTGTTGATCTTGCGGTCGTGTGCGGCTGTGACGATCGCCTCACCCAACGGATGTTCGGAGTAGCGTTCCACAGCTGCGGCGAGCGCCAGGATCTCGTCTGCTGAGCGGCCATCGAGCGGCTCGATCGAGACAACGCGCGGCTGGCCAACGGTCAACGTGCCGGTCTTGTCGAAAGCGAGCGCGCGCAGCGAGCCGGCCGCCTCCAGATGCGCTCCGCCCTTGATCAGCACGCCACTTCGCGCAGCCGCCGAGATCGCGGCGACGATCGATACCGGTGTTGAGATCACGAGTGCGCACGGACAGGCAATCACCAGCAGGACGAGCGCGCGGTAGAGCCAACCGGCCCAATCCCCGCCACCGAGGAGCGGCGGCAGGACGGCGACGGCGGCGGCGATCGCGATCACTGCCGGGGTGTAGTACATCGCGAAGGTATCGACGAAGCGTTGCGACGGCGCGCGTTGCGATTGCGCCGCCTCGACCATGCGAATGATGCGGGCGATTGTCGAATCGGCGGCCTTGCGGGATGCCTGCACATCGAGCACGCCCTGGCCATTGATGGTCCCAGCGAAAACACTTGCACCGTGAGCGACATCAACCGGGATGCTCTCACCAGTAACCGGAGCCTGATTGACTGCCGAAGCACCAGCGACAATGACGCCATCGACCGGCAGACGCTCTCCCGGACGGACGATCACGACATCGCCGGGCGAGACCTCGGCAACCGGCACACGATGCTCGTGGTCGCCGTGGCGCACCAGCGCCTCGGCCGGTGCCAGCGCCATTAGCGACCGAATCGAATTCCGCGCGCGATCCATCGTGTAGCGCTCAAGCGCCTCTCCAAGTGAGAACAGGACAACAACCGTCGCAGCCTCGAGCCATTCGCCAATGAGGGCGGCCCCGACCACGGCAATCATCATCAGCGCGTTGATGTCCAGCCGATGGGTCGCCCGGATCGTCGCGATACCCTTGCGGGCAACCGGCCAGCCGGCGACGGCGACCGCCGCGGCCCAAGCGGCGATCGATGCTGACTCGGGCGCGCCTGCGACGGCAAGCGCGATGCCAACAACAGTCAGGCCAAGACCGGCCAGCACGAGCAGGTTCTTGCGGTCGGTAAGGATGCTGCGCAGACGTCCGGATGACATCTCGGCTGACTCGTCATGCCCGAGCCGATAGCCCATCGACTGGACTGTTCGTGCAATCGTCGCCGGATTGGTTTCAGCAGCGGCGTATTCAACAGCCAGCCGTGCGCCGGCAAAGTTCACTTCGGCGCTCTGGACACCGGTCAACCGCGCAACGCCGCGCTCGATGTTACGAGCGCAATCGGCGCAGTCCATCCCCTCGACCGGCCACACTTCGTGGACGAACTCAGTGGCCAGATCGCGGCCCTCGGCCCGGACAGCCTCCTCCAGGGCCGTCGTCGATGTCAGTGATGGGTCGTAGGCGAGAGCAAGCGCCACTCCGCTTGATTCGAGGTTGGCACTGGATACGCCGGTCACGGTGCGCAGACTGCTGACCAGGCGACCTCGGCACTGCTCGCAGGCAGCCACCTCCGGCGTCAGCAATCCGGACAGCGGGAGTCGAGCTGTCGCACTCATGCGCCTTCCTCCATCCGATGCGTGACGTGATCCAGTGCCTGCCCCAGCAGACCGACAACGTGATCGTCATCGAGTGTGTAGTAGGCGAGGCGACCCTCGCGACGGAAGCGCACCAGTCCTCGATCGCGCAGCACGCGCAGTTGATGCGATGCGGCGGATTGGCTCAATCCGGCAATCGCGGCGACATCGCCGACGCAGAGCTCCTGTTCGGCCAGTGCCGCCAAAATCCGCAGGCGTGTCGGATCGGCCAGCGCGCCAAACAGCTCGGTGGTTCCTGCCAGTACCGACTGGGATGGCACTGCTTTCCGTGCGGCACGAACGGCGTCCAGATGAACGACCTCTGCGGTATTTGGAGTCGGCTGGCGCAGTTGATCGACCTTGCGTGGTCTAGCCATCATCGCCCTCCCCTGCTCACGAACCACGTGGTTCGGTTCGATTTGAAACGTATTGATACTGGGTCTCAAGATATGAGTTACTATTCATGTATTGATAATACCCGACGACAGGTCGGGGTGCAAGCAACCTGTCGTCGAGGTGGTGGTTAGAGGGAGCGGTAGATCGCGAGCGCCTCGCCGAGCGCCGCAAAGCCGGCTGGCGTGTGCGGGGTGGGGTTGCAGATGGCGTGCGATACGCCGAGATCCGCAAACGCCTTCAGGCCCTGTGCGACCTCGGTTGGGCTGCCGAGCAGTACCTTGTCCGGGTCATGGTCATCGCCCGCCGTCTCGCCGAGATGGCTGAACGCGACATTGATGCCGACCGTCACCTCGAGCGTCGAGATGTCACGCCCGACCTCGTCGCAGGCGGCGGTCATCTCCGCGAGACGGTCCAGGAAGAGGCGGGTCCCACCAAACCAGGCCGCGTTCCACATGTCGGCGTGCTCGGCAGTGAGCCGGAGCATCCGTGGACCACGGGCCGCGATCAGCACCGGCGGGCTACCGGGCCGCGGGCCACGTGGAATCATCGCCGCGTCGTTGGCCGAGAAAAACGCGCCCTGCATATCGACCGAGCCGTCGCGCAGCAGCGGGCGAATGATCGAGAGCGCTTCCTCGAACTGCGTGCCGAGATGATGGAATGGATAGCCAAACGCCTCGAACTCTGGCTGGTGCCAACCTGCGCCGAGCCCGAGGATCACTCTGCCGCCGGACACCTCGTCGGCCGTTACCGCCATCTTCGCCAGCAGTGCCGGATTTCGCCATGCCGCACACATCACAAGCTGCCCAAGCTCCACGCGGCTGGTCGCTTCGCAGAGCGCCGAGAGAATCGTCCAGCCCTCCCAGATGCCGAACTCCGGCGTATCAGGAAAACGATAGAGCAGATGGTCGTAGATCCAGACGGAGTCGAATCCGTCCTGCTCCGCCTGCAATGCCTGGTCGCGTACTTCGGCGTATGGTCGTGGGTTCGGGTTATCCCCGTTCCCACCAAGCATCAGAATCGTGCCTACCTTCACTCAGACTCCCCCTTCATCGATCGGTCGGCGGACACACCGCCCACCGGAGCGACAGGGTACCCGCATCTGGCGGTTTCGTCGCTGTCCCTCAAGTTGGCGGCCACCGTTGCCGACAGCCGCAATGGTGCTCGATGGGAGAAAGATAGGTGTGGTAGTGGCGCTGCTGCGTTTTGCAGGTAGCGACGATGAGGCAGCGCCACGAGGATCAACGCGCTCAGCTAGAGCGTGATGACGTGGTCCGGCGGATTTCCGGCCAGCGCGCCGTAGAGATCGGGGAAGCAGCCGACGTGTACGCCCGCAACCGTGCCACTCACCTGGCAATCGCCCGGTTCGCCGGTGGCGAGGCCGCGCTCGATGGCGCACTGATCGCAGAGCATCAGCAAAATGTTCTGCTCGGCGGCTACCTTCGCCAGTCGCTCGCCGACCGGATCGCCAGAGCGCAGGACATAGGTGTTGTCGTCAAAGAACATCATCCCGACGACCTCAACCCCGTGCCGACCCTCCTCCAGCTGCGGCAGGATCATCTTGCCCAGCTTGTAACTGGCAGTATGGCCGGATGTGCTGAAAACGTAAGCGACTTTCATCGCGAAGTATTCCTCTCGTTCACGGCTGACCCAGCGCCAGCCATGCGACGCGACCTTATCATGATCTCCCAGGTGGGCTGCCATGGTGCAACGGCTGATTGCTCAGGTCTGGGGAAACTACTCCATCTGCTCCGCTCGAACCGGCAGGCTGCGGCGGAGCTGATTCCAGAAGGCGACAGACGCGACGGCTGCGACCGTGACAATGCCGCCGACGAGGAGTGAAACGGGCGTGCCGAAGCTGCTGGCGATCGCTCCGGCGATCAGTGCACCGAACGGCGCTGTGCCGGCGAAGACGGTCGTGTAGACGCTCATGACGCGCCCGCGCAGCTCGTCTGGGGCGCTCGTCTGGACAGTCGTGTTCGCCATCGCCATCGTCGTTGTTGAGCAGAAGCCGATGGCTGCCAGCACGAGCATCGCGATCCCGATAGCCAGTGGGATTGCGCCGACTAGCGCAAGCACGATGTCGAGCGCGCCAAGGGCTCCGGCGGTCGAGTACAGCATCCAGCGCTTGACCGACGTGACGAGGAAGGCCAGGGCGAGCGCACCGATTAGCGAGCCAACGCCAGAAGCGGCCATCAACAGTCCAAAACCACCGGCACCACTATGCAGATCCTGCTTGGCAAGCAGCGGGATCCAGACATTGAAGGTCATCCCGAACGTGGCCACCAGGCCGACAAGCATGATCGGTCGCAGGATGCTCTCTGTCGATCGGACGTAGTGCAGGCCCTGGCGCAACTGCTCGAGGCCGCGTCCGCGCGCGACATCGACGTGCGGCCCGAGCTTCATCATCAGCAAGCCGGCTATCACTGCCAGATAGGACAGCGAGTTGATCCCGAACGCCGCTGCCGGACCGACAGCGGCAAGCAGCACGCCAGCCACCGCCGGCCCGATGATGCGGGCCGCATTGAACAACGAGGAGTTCAGCGCGATGGCGTTCATCAGGTCGTCCTTGCCGACCATCTCGACGACGAATGCCTGGCGGGTTGGCATATCGAATGCGTTCACGGTCCCGAGCAGGAAGGCGATCGCGTAAACCATCCAGAGCTCGATGTGACCGCTCCACGTCAGAACAGCCAGCAGACCGGCCAGCACGCCGGAGAGCGCTTGTGTGACGACGAGCAGATTGCGCTTGCGCACCCGGTCGACGATCACTCCAGCGAAGAGACCGATTGCCAGGACCGGTGCGAACTGGAAGACGCTGACCAACCCCAGCAGGAACGCCGAAGGTGTCAGCGTCAGAACCAGCCAGGATTGCGCCAGCGACTGCATCCATGTGCCGGTGACCGAGATGAGCTGTCCGAACCAGAACAGACGGTAGTTGCGGTAGCGAAATGCGGCCAGTCCGCGCGGCAATCGCGACCAGATGTCTCGTTGTCGTCGTCTGTCGCTCACGCCATCCACCACTCCCCCCAAGCGCCGGATCTTGATTGCGGTCGGATTCCCCTTCAGATCATCGCTGATGTTGGCGAATGAGGCGAGGCTTGATTTCGGGCGGGGCGCTGACCGTGCGCCCCGTCGGTATTGACCTTACACGTCGTTTCGGATCAGGAGCGCCGTCGCGGCTCCGAGAGCGCAGATAGCCGCGCTCACAAGGAACGTGTTGTGGATGCCGGAGACGAACGCCAGCTGGATCTCGTTGAAGATCTGCGGTAGCAACGCCGCCTGATCCTGCGGCACGATCTGCTGCACCAGCTCGAACTGACTACTCTTGATCGCGGTGACGAGCCGCTCCCGGACTGCCGGATCGAGCGCGATACCTTCGAGTCGATCGCCGGTGTAGATACCCACCCAGGACTGTAGCACCGAACCGAGAACCGCGATCCCGAGCACTTGCCCGACGTTGCGCGTCGTGTTCAGGATACCGGAGGCGCTACCGGCGATCCGTGGCGGAACCTCGCGCATCGCCGCTGCCGTCATCGGGGCGAAGGTCATGCCCATCCCGGTGCCGGTCACGATTAGCGACGGGAACAGCGACTGCCAGGTCGTCGACGTATCGATCGACGCGATGATGAGCAGGATGCCGACCGTGATGAGCGCCAGCCCGCCAGTCAGGATCCAGCGCGCGCCAATGCGGTCCGAGAGCCGTCCGCTGAGTGGAGCGACGACCATGATCATCACTGACATCGGGATCATCGTCATCCCGGCACGGATTGGGGAGAAGCCCAGGACGCCCTGCAGGAACAGCGTCATCGGGAAGAAGATGCCGAGCATACCGAAGGCGACGACGAAGGCGATGACGTTGCCAACTGAGAAGTTGCGCAGTGCGAACAGCTCGAGTTTCATCAGCGGATCTTCGAGCCGCTTCTCCCACCAGACGAATGCTGCCAGCAACACGACGCCGAGAATGAACAGGCCGACGATCAACGGATCGGTCCAGCCCATGCTGTTCGCCTCGATGAGCGCATAGACGATCGCGAAGATTCCGGTGCCTGAGAGCACGACGCCGCCCCAATCGATCCGTCGGCTGGCGTGCGGGTCCACGGACTCCGGAACGATCGCAATCGTCGCCAGGATCGCGATGATGCCGACCGGGACGTTGATCAGGAAGACCCACTCCCAGGCGTAGTCGGTCACGATGAAGCCGCCGACAATCGGCCCAATCACCGCGCCGAGCGCGACGATGCCGCCCCAGATCCCCATCGCTGCGCCGCGCTTGTCAGGCGGGAAGACAACAGTAATGAGTGAGAGAGTTTGCGGCATCATGAACGCACCACCGACGCCCTGAAGCACGCGCGCCAGAATGAGGGCGTTGACGCCGGATATGCCGACCAGATCGCCGAGCCAGCTCGAAACCCCGCATAGCGCCGATGCCGCCGTAAATATCGCCATACCGACGATGAACAGCTTCTTGCGCCCGAAGATGTCGCCCAGGCGACCGAACGAAAGCAGCAGAACGGCGTAGGCCAGGATATAGGAGTCAAGCACCCACTGGATCTCGGAGAGCGTGGCACCGAGGCCGATCTGGATCTTGCGTTGTGCGATGTTGACGACCGTCGAGTCCAGTAGCAGCATGAAGACCGCTGCGCACAGGACGACCAGAATCAGCCACGGATTTCGCGTCGGTTCAGTTTCCGCATCGGCCGGCATTGTTGCCGGGCGCGGGGATACGGTTGTTGCCATGTTGCCCCTTCATCAGTGACATGGGAATGGAACACGTTATGGACTGCGCCGCCTATGACGACGACTCGGGTGTGTCAGGCGGTGGCAGCGTGCTTGGTGCTAGCGGGCAGCCGGACAGATCACGCGGCTCACGCTCCATCGCCATTGCCAGCGCGCGCAACGCCGGAACGAATGCCGCGCGCTGCTCGTCGGGCAGCGATTCCAGAGCAGCCCGCACCTGCGCGCGCCGCATGTCGTGGAAATGCTTGCCGAGGTCGCGAGCCAGCGGCGTAAGATCGATCCGCACCCGACGGCGATCGTCGGGATCGACTTCGCGGATCACGAGTCCATCGTCGACAAGACGATCGACCAGCTCGGACGCAGTTGGCAGGGAGATGCCCAGACCGCGTGCGAGCTCGCCAAGTGTCGACGCGCCAGCCCGATGCAGGAACCCAAGCGACTTGACCTGTCCGAGCGAGCGCCCCGAGTTCATCGGGTGCTCCATCAGCGAGGCATAGAGTCGGCGGCCAATAACAGGCAGCACTGCCAGTGCTTCATCTATCTGTTGTTCGTCGGTTGGCATAGCCATCGTCTCTCGCAATCCGATCAGTTCGGATTACGAATGATACGGATTCCGAAGCGATGTGTACCTGTCCATGTGGTCGGGTTGAGGACAGGTTCGCGGCTCATGGTGAGTACGTCTCCGGCAGCAGCTGTCGTCATGCCGTTTCGGCTGATCTTCGCAGTCACAGGCGAAGGAAACGTCGTTTCACCTCGCTGCTGACGCGCTGGGCTATCCGGGTACTTGACGCACGCGCACGGAATCGGTAACCCTTGAACGGCACCTAAGAGTGCCGAGGTTTACACAGATTTCCCTGTGGCGGAGGTTGGGACGAGAGGGCACGCACCCAGTGCGACTCTGGATGCTGGGGACGAATCACGAGCGCGCGTCGATTGAGGTCCGCGAACGGCTGGCCTTTGGCAACGACAATCTCGGCGACGGCGTCCGGCAGCTTGGAGCGGTAGCGCACGAGGGGGTCATCCTCTCTACGTGTAACCGCACAGAAATCTATGGGCTGTTTGATAGCGACACTGACGGCGGCGAAGAGCTCCGTCAGTTCCTCGTTGGCTCCCGCGATCTGCCGGCGACGACCGTCGCTGCCACGACCTACCTGCACGCCGACAACGAGGCTGTCCGCCATCTCTATCGAGTGAGTTGCGGGCTGGATTCGATGCTGCTCGGCGAGCCGCAAATCCTCACCCAGGTGCAGGACGCGCTGGCAACCGCTCGCGAGACTGCGGCGGCTGGCCCGGTACTGACGCGCCTCTATACCGATGCGCTACGCGTCGGCAAGGCGGCTCGGACGTCCACCGGCATCGCGCGGAACCGACTTTCAATCGCACATGCTGCCATCGACCTTGCCACACGGGAACTCGGCTCGCTGGCGGGTCAACGTGTCATCGTCCTCGGCGCGGGCGAGATTGGGACGATCGCCGCGCGGGTGCTCCGCACCGCCAACACTGCCGATCTGGTCATCGTGAATCGCACGCCATCTCGCGGACAGGCGCTGGCGGC from Thermomicrobiales bacterium includes the following:
- a CDS encoding DHA2 family efflux MFS transporter permease subunit; the encoded protein is MATTVSPRPATMPADAETEPTRNPWLILVVLCAAVFMLLLDSTVVNIAQRKIQIGLGATLSEIQWVLDSYILAYAVLLLSFGRLGDIFGRKKLFIVGMAIFTAASALCGVSSWLGDLVGISGVNALILARVLQGVGGAFMMPQTLSLITVVFPPDKRGAAMGIWGGIVALGAVIGPIVGGFIVTDYAWEWVFLINVPVGIIAILATIAIVPESVDPHASRRIDWGGVVLSGTGIFAIVYALIEANSMGWTDPLIVGLFILGVVLLAAFVWWEKRLEDPLMKLELFALRNFSVGNVIAFVVAFGMLGIFFPMTLFLQGVLGFSPIRAGMTMIPMSVMIMVVAPLSGRLSDRIGARWILTGGLALITVGILLIIASIDTSTTWQSLFPSLIVTGTGMGMTFAPMTAAAMREVPPRIAGSASGILNTTRNVGQVLGIAVLGSVLQSWVGIYTGDRLEGIALDPAVRERLVTAIKSSQFELVQQIVPQDQAALLPQIFNEIQLAFVSGIHNTFLVSAAICALGAATALLIRNDV
- a CDS encoding MarR family transcriptional regulator — its product is MAMPTDEQQIDEALAVLPVIGRRLYASLMEHPMNSGRSLGQVKSLGFLHRAGASTLGELARGLGISLPTASELVDRLVDDGLVIREVDPDDRRRVRIDLTPLARDLGKHFHDMRRAQVRAALESLPDEQRAAFVPALRALAMAMEREPRDLSGCPLAPSTLPPPDTPESSS
- the hemA gene encoding glutamyl-tRNA reductase, producing the protein MRLWMLGTNHERASIEVRERLAFGNDNLGDGVRQLGAVAHEGVILSTCNRTEIYGLFDSDTDGGEELRQFLVGSRDLPATTVAATTYLHADNEAVRHLYRVSCGLDSMLLGEPQILTQVQDALATARETAAAGPVLTRLYTDALRVGKAARTSTGIARNRLSIAHAAIDLATRELGSLAGQRVIVLGAGEIGTIAARVLRTANTADLVIVNRTPSRGQALAAAVEGRYVALSDLPDELTDAAVVFSAVSTPDFVLGQDVLPPLKDRRGAPLLIVDLGVPRTIDPALADDPVVRLRTVDDLEQIADSTRRSYDSEIVRVERLIDQAVDHFDEWLGTRQIVPTIRALQDRAEQIREAEVERALRRLGHLSERDREVVRALSVGIVGKMLHQPIVTLRTAAANGHHESAARAAAEFFDLPRPSDTHAD